The nucleotide window GATTCATACCTCTCTTTTGTCCTTACATCACCTTAAACTGGGAAAGGTGATTGAAATGACTAATAGGGCTATTCTGTGTCTGTCCCTAACATGTAGTGCAGACAGCTGTAGACTAATCACAGAATTACTCATTGCTCTTTGCCATGCTTTGGAATGTACAAAAAGCAGAAGATACAAAGAGTATTAATCCTGCAAAATTCAAAATAAGTGAGGGCAAACAGCCAAATGCACAGAAGAAATACTTATAAGGGGGCAAagtaaaaggtattttatatctGATTGAATTTCAGCTTTAAGGGTAATGCCATTATTTAATGATTTCCCATAATTTGCAGAATTTTGGATTCTCTCTAACTTTTGAGAAAAAGAGAACATGAATCTCTTTAACAGTGACActagcagcaataaaaacctgattggTATTCAAAacagattataataaaaaaaaagtgtgttttgacaTAATGTGATCTTCCATTGATGTAGCCCCTCTTCTAAAATAACTTTGCCCTAGATGCCCAGGCAGGAGATTCTAGGGAGATGGTTCCACAGGTGTCTATAGGGTTCAGATGCACAGATGTAGCAGGAAAGACTTCAGAGACAGAATATGAACATTgtggcattaatattattattattattattattattaatattaaacaggatttatatagcgccaacatattacgcagcgctgtacaataaatagaggttgcaaatgacagactaatacagacagtgatacaggaggagaggaccctgccctgaagagcttccaatctagtaggtgggggaatttacaaaCAATAGGATGGGATGTTGGAGATGTTTAAGGCTCATTGGGTAAACAGATTTAGAAGAGGATTTTTGCAAAATGAGATTTTAATCAAAGAGACTTAATATACCTGGCCTCAAGTGCGATCCCTAACATCTCCAAAGCGCTGGTGATTGTTATGCCACAGAAAACTGCAACAGGAGATTGCTCTAGGACTACAAACACTCCACAGGAGGTGGCTAGAGACTGCGAGACATGCTACAGTATTTGGTGGGATTGCTGCTATTActcccctgtacaaaacattgctTTAATACTTCCACACTACaaccttttttaaacatatcatGTGCTGGCATCACATGCTGCATGCTTGTCCTAGGTTAGTGTATTCAATCTGAAAGCAACCTGAAAGCTAGCATTTTAAGGACATTAGCAGTTGTTGCCTCCATATTTATTCAATACACACTTATAACAATGGAGCTTTGGCTTTTCTTGCTTGGATCTATGTGTGCCAGTGGTGACACCAGTAAAACCCATTCCACTGAACATTAATAAGATGTAAAGATGATGCCATAATGGCCAAAGTAGCTGTAGATTTACATAAAGCCTTGCCAAGAGTATCACTGTCGTATCACTAAATTTTACTATTATCAGTCTCACTGATGTTAATGCAAGATTTCAGTATTCAGCTTTTGGTGGACATTATTTTTAACCTACAAAATACAGTGTATCATGAAGAACATACAACTCTGGGGCTGAGCACTGCTACACATGGAATGAAGTCTGTTTGTAATAAGTTCACTTACAGGACAAAGTTTACTTACGTGTTCCTAGTAACCTACTTCAAACAAGTAGGTGAAAAATAGCCAAGTCAATGTTTATTGGCCAACACGCCCAGTGGTGTAACTGAAAGCTACAAGGCGCTGCACAGAAATTAAAGGGGATCAGTACGTACACATTTCCTTATTTTATTAtggtcaggattttttttatcagataacTTTCCAACTTCATTTAGAGTATTATCATAAATCCTGGAAGATAATGAAGACATTGCTCTgaaagttggatttttttttatcgaaAAAAATGATTCTGTACTGACCTTTAAATACCAGACCTTGCTCCAGGATGTTAAAGTAAGCACTCAGAAATGCCTGTACAGAGCGTACAGAGAGAAATGAAGTCACAAAACCCCAGTTCTGTATAAAAACAACTGTGACTTGATTTAGGAATATAAAGTCAGCATTTGACTGcatctttccatttttttcatgctgACTGATACATGTGATACTGATGGTGTGGCATAGGTGGAGGATAGCCAAAAGCAAAATTCAATCCCTGGTATATATCTCTAGACAATTACTAAAGCTATGTGCAGATACTTATGGCTTCTTACACCATACAGTAATAACTTGTAATCTGTTCAAGTAAATAAACAGTAACATGGGTATACTTAGATCTGCAGAATATCCACTGTTTCTAAAAATGATTCATTTCTTAACTCCACACTCCACACATCATATCTTAAGTAATATAAAAGCACAAGCGCACTTTATGTTGGAAGTATTGAGGATTTCTTGCACTCATTCTATTGTGACAGTAGGGAGGTCACTTGGGGGCCTCATAAAAATTTTGCCCCAATCATAtagttaaatgttatttttaagcgTTGCTGAACTTTGGATAATGTTATGCAGCTGTTGTGTGGACATGGAGGAGTTCTATGCAATATCTGATTTGAAgaaattaaattgatttattttattcaattacaAATCTAGAAGAGGAAGGGGTTTGCAATGGCTACAGAAAGGTAGAGAGGGCAGGAGTGTTTAGGATCCCCTACAGAGGGAGAGGTCAATGAGGAGAGAAGGCCCATTAGCACAGAAAAACGAGATAAGATGTCCTTAGGGTGGTACCCATTTGTATCCTGGGATGCCAGTCACATGGAGGAAATAAAGATGGGCAAACTTAGATGGGGGTGTGGTTCAGTAGTTGAGAGACCCATTGTTTGTGCTGCTAAATTGGGCGCTTTTTAGGAGAcatctgaaaataatatttcactCTGTGGTTGTGGTATGTTTGCCAGTGAATGAGATTTTACACTATTGCTGCAGATAACCTCAGGTTTATACCTTTGCACAACCAGTTTGCTTCTTCTGCCCGgtgtttttctgctttctgtcTCCTCTCTTATGACCCCTGAAATCcttttattgttggcataaacATATCTATGtctttatactatactatattatactttgtctttttgtttttctaatgtgTATCCTAAATGTAAACTGTATTGTTTGGTACTATTGATTTTCTGCAGATATTACTTTAATGTGAACAGAAGTCAGAGTGCAGTGACGGTAAGAGTGACACCTTGTGAATCGCCGATCCTGTGGACACTGTCTTTTCTAGCGGCTCATGGTATGGTGATAACAATACCAGATTGTCATACAGATAATGTAACCAACTGTAGAAAAGAAAGGACATGTTGTTATGGCTGAGGAAAAGCTGGATTTAGGCTAAAAAGTAGATGAGGAATAAGGTGCCTACAAATAGCACATATCCAAATATATGCCAATATTTACGCAAAACTTAATTCATTATCTGGAGGGGTATTCAACTTCTTTAAAGAAAGAAGCACCACCATTACATAATTCTTAATATTTTGATGCCAGTGaagcattttaattaatttttcttttaaaagttcaCATAATTCCTCATGGCAAAAGAAGCATTTGCACTAAAACATTTCTTCATTATTGGGACACCATGGAATTAtcattacacatatttatatagcgccatcatatcacacagtgctgtacaaagtccagagtcatgtcactagctgtccctcaaaggggctcacaatctaatgtccctaccttcttcatatgtctttaatacagtttaaatccaatttttgggggaagccaattaatctaactgcatgtttttgggatgtgggaggaaagcagagtacctggaggaaacacgcaacatggggagaacctgcaaactccatgcaaataatgtcctggctgagtatcaaacctaggacctagcactgtaaaggctagagcacttacctctgagctaCCATGAATTTGAATTCTACTCCAGCAGGCTGGTTTTCCTAATATAGTATTGGTTCCCTTGgttgttatatatttaaaccaATTTCTACCAAACTAACTTATGAACTAAAATAggaacaccaacatttttatgtatataataccTCTACCAAATATTCATCCAATTttcattcaacttttttttaaaattatttttagattctTTTGAGCAATGGGCTTTCCGGCAGAAACATCATCACAGAGCTCCTCAGGCATTATATTCATTTGAAGGAAATGGGGAGGAGACATTTTCTTCAGCGGTGACTTCGGATGGTTTTTTCTTTCTCGATATCATTTCACTTGAATCTGACACCAGCTTCGAAGTCTTTGTTTGGAAAAATCAAGATGGCATTCCTCCATGGCCTCAGCTTCCATCTGATCCACGTGTAGATGTTTTGTCTGTACAAGATGATAAGGTCAAGCTGTCATGGAAACCCAGCTTAGGACCTGCTGAAGCTGACTTTGAATATTGcgttttcataaataaaaaacataatttcaagaCACTTTGTGCTATTCCATTAAGTGCAAAGAAAAGTCTTGATGGCCACCAAGATGATGAAGATGACATGACCCTAAATGTAATTGCAGAGGGGTTCAAAAAGAAGGTTAATGCTTACCCCAAACCCTCCAAAAGTTTAAGGATTCCTGGGGTGGTTAAGTATGAAACTAATGAATTTTGGTCTTCTCAAAGCCTTGTAGGAAGTCACAGAGTATGTGTTGGACCATGGACCAATGCTACCATCCCTAATTTGAAACCCAAAAGTCTTTTCTACTTTGATGTGTTTGCAATAAGTCGAAAGCATGGTACTAGTGTGGCTTATACGGGAACCTTTGCTGAAACTAAAGCAAAATACAAATCCCAAGTACCTAAACTCCCCAATGATGAAGAGGTTAACATATTTCTGAAAAGCAAAGGCGTAAAAGTAGTTGCTGTTGACCCACCTTCCTATGGATTCAAATGGCTTTTCGTCCATTCCTGTCTTCATAAAGTACATATTCAGATCATCTTAAATGGACAAGTACAACTGTCTCAAAATATTAATGGAGCTCAAAATTTTAAACTAGGTGGGAATTCAAAGGGCAGCTTTGTAATTAGCTTAAAATCAGGTAAAGGAGGTCTAGGCTTGGTAAAGCTCTTTGCTACCAACATGCACAACAACCTTCCATTTCCCAGTCTACCCTCTGCTATTAATTTGTCTGTTTCAAAAAAATCATGTTCCTCTGCCACATTGACCTGGACCAGCAATGGATATGGAAACAAATACTGCATTTATGCCAGACACATTGAGCAGAATTTGGACCTAAAACTTATCCAGAAACACCAGAACAGTTGCCTAAGCACTAGCTACAGATCTCCAGCTGAGAAGGTACTTTGTAGAAAAGGAGGAAGTAAGACTCTTTTAGAAGAACACATAACAGATCTAAAACCTGGAAAAGCCTACCTTTTTGATTTGTACCTCATAGGTCAATATAACACCACAATCAAGTTCCCAAGTCGAGCTTTAAAGACTCAGGAATGGTGTACCTGAACATATGCGTTAAGTCCAAGAACATCTGGGCTTTTGGTACCTTCTAAGCTTAGCTTCGAAGAATACTACAAATATTTTGCTGGCATAATGCCAACTTCCTggcatccagaaaaaaaaataatggattatTACAGATCTTTTCTGCAATAGGGTATTTTAAAAGAAGGCCAATGGTTCATTTCTACAATAGtcacatacaatataaatattcctGCTATCACGAAAATGGCTTTGTGGTGGGTTCTGCTAATATGAATCAAAAAGAGGAATTTAAGTTTTTTCAAGCTATTTATTGTCACTCCTAATGCTTGGTTTTGGCAAATGATAATGCCAGCCTATAAGGTTTTATAAAGctgtaatacataatacattttatgctttTGAGTGAAGCCTTTTGTGTTTCAGTTTTTactatatacatatgtttatagCACCTTATTATGTGAACGTGTAACGTGTGTAACGTGTTATTTGTTTATGCTCTCATATCTTCATATACATTGTGCAGTGAGCATACGGTCTGGTGACATTTCCACCAACATTTGGCACACCTAAATGTAACACCTTGAAAAATATGTGCTGGTAACTGATTTTGCACCATCTTATAAGGATCATAGTTGCTCACATATAGAAATACTAAGATTATAGAACTTAAAATCCTACTGTATATGCTGACTTCCCTCTTCTTTtcagtgaattatttttttaaagaagaaaatataacaTACTGAAAAGttactttttcctttctctttaaaggattgtactgtatataataaaccTACTTCCAAAGAATACAGCTAATTTGCTTTGTGATACAAATGAAACCGATAAAACCCaaagaatattttatacttttatgtggAGACCAAATGGtgatatatttttacttaaatcCACACCTATCGCAGTAAACAACAGTTGCCCCCAATCTGTTTAAAGACAATCACGTGTACAATGATGCTTGGGAGATTACATTATGTTATTGTTTCTTTAGCATTAAACTTTAATCCTTGCATGTACTTTTCATATAGGGGCACTGCAAAGTAGGAAGGATTGTGACTTGCTCTAGAGTGGGCATAGGAAGGTGGTGGACAAACCTATGTGTTATTCCCCTTCAATATAGAAGTCCCTTTATGGTGGAAGAGGTTCTAGAACTTACTAGAGAATCCATGCCTCTGATTCTGCCTCTCGAGTAATGGTGGGTCACTGTCTGTTGCAGGAGTAGAATCCAGCTTTAGCAAGATAAAAGATAATCACTACTTTGGTGCAGTTGTCTGTTTTACCTATAGTTCTGTTTAGGGAAGGCATATTGAACTACATATTAGTTGAAGTGAAAATAGGAGCAATGGGTAGGGGTCCCTCACCAAGGAGCATTAGTACTGGGGCCTGGTTAGACTTGGGATTGAAACCTCAGACCACTGAAGAAGAAAAAGCCTGGTTCCAAGTTGTCAGAGGATAAACTGATTAGGAAAAGCCTTAGGTGAAGGGACCCACAAGAAGCTGTCTATGGCAGAGACTCATTTGTTCTTAGATTGGGACTGACACTGCATTCTGTAGACTCACTCCAACAAAGATATGCTTTGTCCTCCATCTGTCTTGGATGCTTGGTTACTAGAATACTAAACGTTAGATGGCAGTGATGACTTTGATATATTGTTCTCTAAATCTGGACTGCAACCACCAGACCAGGGTCCTAACCCTCTCCCCTGCTGTAGGGTATTTACTGTGCTGTAGGCCACAGTAAACTTGGGAAAAATCTAGCCACTCGAGCAGAGGTGTTACATATGATTAGTACGTCCAGAGGCCACAATGCTGTTTTCAAGTGTGACAATCCCACCATTCCTCATCCAGGCCATGAGTGGGAAGGATTTCTGCTGTACGGCTAAAAATGGAAATCAGTTTTATTAGCTCCATTATCTTGCATTGTAGGGTTACTGCCCTACAAAAGAACacctaatataaaaatactgtaggTAGAGGCAATATACAGCCACATGTAGGTACAGTCATATAAAGCTCCTATAACACTTGGCTCAAAAATAATCCAGTCTTTAAGCAGCATATGTTCACATTTCATTTGCATAGTGTGCAGActtcatacttttctttttttttatatgacacaCCCAAAATTTAATATAAGAAGCCAAAGCCAAGTTTCTGACTTTTCAAAGTACAAGCTATACCTACTaattaaaattcatattattagtgtgggaaagaaatgaaacattttggaTGCTAATTACCAAGTTTTACCTTTCCATTCATATACTGTggtctccctctagtggtcacaCAACAAAAGACAGTCTGCAGTACAAAAgggctgtaatatatatttttatatacatatgtatgtatctgttttctgtgtttattaaGTATTGAATAAACctatatgaaaaaagtttttgttcctaatttaaatatttttattatttcaggcaATCTACATATTCACTTAAATCAAGCAACACATCTATCTAGACAAATTTTCAgtgaacatttttagttttgattgaTAAAACTGAAATTGAACTCAATTCAACTTTAATTTCAAATTAGCTCAttatattccaggtgcatcaaaacaaaaggggTTAAAGTCAtacattgttctttatttaaaaagcagtacaAAAGAAACACCTGTCCCCTTCCAGTATCTTGCAGAAAAGGACTCTTTCTCTCCGGGTAGAAGCAGCGGTCCCTCTGCAAAGCTCTGCTGTCATAAAAGTTCACATTCCCTGCTGATTGTAGAAAGCATGAGTTCTACTCTGTACCCTACTGGCAGGGAACAGGCTTTACCTTTTGTGTTATGGTTGTTTCCTTGTGgtaatataagaatatatttagCCAATATAAGAAAAGATCAATTtgggattttaaaaaaacagggactACCCTGTGAATCAGCAGGTATACTACTTTAGATGCAGAATAAACAAGGCCTGGTGTAGGAAACAAATACATCACTGTAAGCACAGAATGAGTAATAATATGGTAAACTATTTAATACTAAGGTAGTTAAATAATACTGTGGAGGAAGTTCATAAGTAGACATCAAATTTaactaataaactaaataaaggaAACTTATTCTTAGACAACTGGCAGAACTATTGTATTAGAAGCATATCCATAAGTTAGGGTCTTTATTTGTCGGCAAAGTGGCAGCAAGGGTTGCACAGTGGTGCTTGACCACCAGCAAGAATTCCCCTAGAACTGCGTTACTATATGCAAAAGGTCACCAAAGCCTTTGGCAAAATAGGCAGCTGGCCATGCTGTCTTCAGTATTTCAGCATTATCAGCATATCAGTGAAATTCACATGATGCTAAAAGCCAAATATCATTTTGGACGGGCAGATTTCTTGTTTTGACATTAGGAACACtttgtgaaataaaaactttGCTGTATTGCTCCTGTCACCAGTATCCAACACTTTATTTGTGTTgatctgttttcttcttttcaagATGTTTCTTTAGTGGCTGATTTTAAAAACTGTCCCTTTAAAGCTAAAGGGTTCTTGTACACAAAGGTTACTGCCCCATAGGCCCCTAGCTGCATGAAACTTCCGCTCCACAGATCCATACTTACCAATAACAGCATTGTGCACCTTTCAGTCCGTTATCCATCAGCATAATTTGACTGTTTCACTCCCCTGTTTCCCAAATTTCCTGCTGGAGAGGGACCCCATTATTACTGATAATCCAGGGCCCTGTGATTGCTAATTAACCCCTGACTGACAGATATATGGAGCTACCGTTGCTAAAATTGAGAGCGGCCAATGATTGCTGTCTGACTTCAATATTATACCTCACTACCCTGGAAGCATTCAGATTACAAAATCAGAATAAAGACAGAACAGCTGAATAGGAATGAGCAAGCGAGATtattaaattcgatctcgcggtgaatcaTACCGTTCTCGCTCaccgaacatttaagcaagaACGGACTTGTGATTCGcaatgaggttgtgttctcgccgaacaaacgaggggaaatgcagggggcgggaatgctcactatttccggcgggaatggcgcagctgggagcgaatcatttgcttccaggatgcacagcaaggcccagcagcaccaatcagcagagatctctgaataggtatatatacaggaaGGGAAGgtgggaggggttagtcacttcatcttgtgttctgtgtcagagaacgaagcagggagagaagtgcattgtgacagggacaggttaggagccttctgtatatctagaaatatacagattgtgcagtttttcttgctacctcttgctattcatTCAAAatggcagaaacatttctgtgctactctacaaaaagagatatttcagtctgatacctcttgcagtCTATCACacaagccattgtgcattgtgacagggcaggttaggagccttctgtatatcttgaaatatacagattgtgcagttgctacctcttgctatttttcaaaaaaggcagaaacatttttgtcctactatacaaaaaacacacatatttcatatattttcatatatttgtgttctactatgtaaaaaatacagatcatttagtctttgatacctcttgctatttaccaaagaagaacatttggtactgaaaatttctgtcctactataaaaaaaacagatatttcagtgtttgatacctgttcctatttaccaaagaagacctacattaaaaataaatacagatttttttaaaacatgttagcaatttatttggaaatggacaaatgtacagtattgtacaaaatgctcaatatttgaaacagttgtattaaacaaactaAAGTAGCTATAATGCTATACAGCTATAAAgctttacaatgatacattttaccagactatgctgaaacccaaacatagagtagaggcacattgagttgttctgtgcttaattttccccacataaaaatgtactaataaaacaaacaacaaataaactctagccaatactttctgaagtatttaattGCATActtacaactgtatcattattagagtagttctcttccttttaaatgttaattatttgttatgaatcctaccagtaagctgatacatcaGAGAACTAATTATACTATTGTtttgtggttctcaaaacaaagaggagaaagtgtgtatgtgctaaggagTCTCCTAGCACctatcttattttaggaatgacccgtTTAGAGATcttggctttgttttctcttatgtCAAGGAATTCAAGGCTGGTAAcgtcatattcttttaaagccttttctcttctcttttgctgtaggacacaaaactgctgaagttctttgggaagctcggaggataagttctcagtcacagctaaagcatctgcccttgctaggcgaggagcattaagatagctgtcaactaacaatgtaaagtcagcaagcatgccatccaacatagcttgacgcaaatctaggaggtgcaatacttccagagccaacaatttcagcaaagtagcagacactGGATGGttggaacacatattaggattttgttccatcaatgtttgtttgatattgaAGAAATTTACTTGTGCAgatggcatatttagataccgagtcaaacattccttcacagtagatgttcgatgaggaagaaaaccaccagtctccatggaaaacaagtacacatcacccacctgtgtattcaaaaacacaccatattggtgggacaaaatatctcctagccaacgacagtcgtggatgacctttaggatgcctttgtcttcaagcaccacttggagaccatttttaaagacccctgatCCCATGgcgaggatgtcaaagaggtaaacatgatttcttgtgcccacctccAGCCAATACAGTTTCCCATAGCGTCaaatgttcaggccagaagctcccaaggtcaaaaccttttggtgctggagatgcagaatttttcttttattgtctctccttcaacctcttggcctcttgagttttctactggttccacatttagaacattttgcccaaaaacagccttgctccttacacagcttcaccagtcttcaaatccttgactttattCAGGAGAACAATGTGATCTGCAtaaacaccaagtaaaactccttgaaatcttccattaatggttgtagttttgatagtcttcccaatattACAGCTCAGAAAATGTTCAcagaagtggactccataaagaaatggtaatgaaattaatgcaaataaatgtcggccttctgcagcttctgctgtgtgagttaggcgggattgcaaacatcggggagccccaatacagatatttcagtgtttcatacctgttcctatttactgaagaccgtttggtacagttaaatttctgatgatggactacacccagctctagatcccagttaccaatgcggtccccacttcatcttagagcccaccgcctcctcctcctgctgttactgccacctgtcagtactccattcacttcaattgtattacacacttctgggtgacattgataatgcactacacccagctctagatgccagttaccaatgcggtccctgctccttctcggggcccaccgcctcctcctcctgctgttgctgctgccgcctgtcagtgctccattcactaaaattgtacactgagtggcaatgacgatgcactacacccagctctccatgactcttaccaatgcagtctgcCTGGCGAGAGCTGACCAGacgccacacactgctactgctctcgctgacccacgctccgtctctggtcctctatCCTTTTGCCGAATATCACTGCAccacttgtccacaactttattgGTGGCATtgctaacacatgtcatccaggtcatgatgccagctagcaattatcaatattaataaacaggatttatatgtaaattcaataggggtgcgtacattaaatagcaatgtattttcctgttgttttaatggcagagactgttgctagttggttgagttcaccctttctcattgtcctaatgtttatgctgcattccaaatgctgtccatcatgcaaaaaacctaccgtatttttcggaccataagacgcactggaccataagacgcaccagtttttagagaagggaaatgaagaaaaaaatattctgaaacaaatagtgtcctaaaatattttatgtgcattaaaaaccaacagcacagtcataaacacatgtaatcaaccctgtaaagtaaacagcagtatttagaaccattattaacattatttatatttatttattatattaaaatcataaattataatataatacataaatataaataataatttaaaacaataatgaaataatagacaacaatgtaatctaaaaataaaatcaaaatgtacggtacttttatttttatgttgtgtggtgtttttgtactgtaaaaaccatttaaaagcagattacattgtactctgcctttaaatttccctccctgacacccccccatacttcaccaatcacatcactggaagatgactcatcctccggagtgatgtgaggggggggatttccctgcgtgctcacacagacagagacagatacggaggctggaagctgctggcatgtgtggagagatacatagcataatgcaggatttctgcattgtgctatacatctctctgcaagatgccagcagcaagcagagctgcggacacctgggtgagtatttcctttcagttgtaatccgattgtcatactatgtatgacaatcggattgcaatataacatttgtttactttgtgttgtgtacgtgtgttgtgtatgtgtgtgctttcctgctcccagcatgactttgtcagccaatcatgctgagagtgggaggacgcaagataccagagtgacaggagtcacagtcactctggccgcgctggacaggagaaaagccggaggggggtCTACACATGGGGGAatggacagcggctggggaggataccggagagacggcctgggcacagaggctacatttggaccataagacgcagggactttttccccccacttctggggggaaaaaagtgcgtcttatggtccgaaaaatacggtacttgcctgccattttctgaaaaaccacaaggtcttttgg belongs to Pyxicephalus adspersus chromosome 2, UCB_Pads_2.0, whole genome shotgun sequence and includes:
- the LOC140323461 gene encoding protein NDNF-like, which codes for MEKLILLLLLPIYLSPFSLTTLAALLPPDSNYMTDIWRNLPIGQKVDGFLSVEMPIRYYFNVNRSQSAVTVRVTPCESPILWTLSFLAAHDSFEQWAFRQKHHHRAPQALYSFEGNGEETFSSAVTSDGFFFLDIISLESDTSFEVFVWKNQDGIPPWPQLPSDPRVDVLSVQDDKVKLSWKPSLGPAEADFEYCVFINKKHNFKTLCAIPLSAKKSLDGHQDDEDDMTLNVIAEGFKKKVNAYPKPSKSLRIPGVVKYETNEFWSSQSLVGSHRVCVGPWTNATIPNLKPKSLFYFDVFAISRKHGTSVAYTGTFAETKAKYKSQVPKLPNDEEVNIFLKSKGVKVVAVDPPSYGFKWLFVHSCLHKVHIQIILNGQVQLSQNINGAQNFKLGGNSKGSFVISLKSGKGGLGLVKLFATNMHNNLPFPSLPSAINLSVSKKSCSSATLTWTSNGYGNKYCIYARHIEQNLDLKLIQKHQNSCLSTSYRSPAEKVLCRKGGSKTLLEEHITDLKPGKAYLFDLYLIGQYNTTIKFPSRALKTQEWCT